In one Dehalogenimonas formicexedens genomic region, the following are encoded:
- the cfa gene encoding cyclopropane fatty acyl phospholipid synthase → MGNEKEILKQLLSGAEITLNGDKDFDPQVHDPRFYKRVLQEKSLGLGEAYMDGWWDCKSLDQFFYRLLGADLDKQVRNNPRLILSFAWNAIANPGRKSKAFEVGQRHYDIGNDLYRAMLDKRLTYTCGYWKNSSTLEEAQEAKLELVCKKIHLAPGQKILDIGSGWGCFIKYASEHYNAECDGITVSKEQKQLADEMCCGIPANTQLKDYRDIDGKYDNVVSLGMFEHVGQKNYGVFMKTVHRLLKDGGLFLLHTIGGNKSTTGSDPWITKYIFPNSMIPSMAQITKSIEGLFVLEDCHSFGADYDRTLMAWHRNFTGNWPNLSDKYDERFYRMWSYFLLSCAGSFRARKNQLWQLVLSKRGVAGGYQAVR, encoded by the coding sequence ATGGGCAACGAAAAGGAAATCCTCAAACAGCTGTTATCGGGAGCGGAAATAACCTTAAACGGGGATAAAGACTTCGACCCCCAGGTACACGATCCCCGTTTTTACAAGCGGGTCCTGCAAGAAAAGTCCCTCGGGTTGGGGGAGGCTTATATGGACGGCTGGTGGGACTGCAAAAGCCTAGACCAGTTTTTCTACCGGCTGCTCGGCGCAGATTTGGATAAACAAGTCAGAAATAACCCCCGGCTGATCTTATCGTTCGCCTGGAACGCCATTGCCAACCCGGGTAGAAAATCTAAAGCCTTCGAGGTCGGCCAGAGGCATTACGACATCGGTAACGACCTCTACCGGGCGATGCTGGATAAACGCCTTACCTACACCTGCGGCTACTGGAAGAACTCAAGCACTCTTGAGGAAGCGCAAGAGGCCAAACTTGAGTTAGTATGCAAAAAGATCCACCTTGCACCCGGCCAGAAGATCCTCGATATCGGCTCAGGCTGGGGATGTTTTATCAAATACGCTTCCGAGCATTACAACGCGGAGTGCGACGGCATCACGGTATCCAAGGAACAGAAACAACTCGCCGATGAAATGTGTTGCGGGATCCCAGCCAACACTCAGCTGAAAGATTATCGCGACATCGATGGCAAGTACGATAATGTGGTTTCCCTGGGGATGTTCGAACACGTGGGGCAGAAAAACTACGGGGTATTCATGAAAACGGTTCATCGTCTCCTTAAAGACGGAGGACTATTCCTGCTCCATACAATCGGAGGAAACAAATCAACGACCGGTTCAGACCCGTGGATCACTAAGTACATTTTTCCAAATTCGATGATTCCGTCCATGGCCCAGATTACGAAGTCGATCGAAGGACTTTTCGTTCTGGAAGATTGCCACAGCTTTGGTGCCGATTACGACAGGACGCTCATGGCCTGGCATAGGAACTTCACCGGTAACTGGCCAAATCTTTCGGACAAATACGATGAAAGATTTTACCGGATGTGGAGCTACTTCCTACTTTCCTGCGCCGGATCTTTCCGTGCCCGTAAGAATCAGTTGTGGCAGTTGGTTCTTTCAAAACGGGGGGTGGCAGGGGGATACCAGGCGGTACGGTAA
- a CDS encoding ABC transporter permease gives MFRLIGAELFKLRKRGMSRILLFVLMGILAILYLILYAVSRANVPSVPGGPGQGDLQTVLGLPVAIPFALNMIASLGTVLAVILVASSMGNEYNWKTIRNTVTASESRFKLLGAKLISAFIFILIGMVIGVITGFVMSMITTAIGGNSFNFSFFTGSYAWDQFLQFWRTFFVMLPFIFLGFMLSIAGRSAMPGIALGIGVLFFEPVITGLMTLAGGWVAEIPKYLLGANVNAITALANLPEGFRGGFGGAGDAAAPSVLHATIVLSIYAIAFVTYAFYLFKKRDVTG, from the coding sequence ATGTTTAGGCTTATCGGCGCCGAACTCTTCAAACTTCGTAAACGGGGAATGAGCCGGATACTCCTTTTCGTTCTGATGGGGATATTGGCAATCTTGTATCTCATCTTGTACGCAGTGTCCCGAGCTAACGTGCCTTCCGTCCCGGGCGGTCCAGGGCAAGGCGACCTGCAGACAGTTTTAGGCCTCCCTGTTGCCATTCCGTTCGCCCTCAACATGATCGCCTCTCTTGGCACGGTCCTGGCAGTCATCCTGGTGGCCAGTTCGATGGGCAACGAATACAATTGGAAAACCATCCGCAATACCGTCACCGCCAGCGAGAGCCGGTTCAAACTGCTGGGTGCAAAATTGATCTCGGCATTCATATTCATCCTTATCGGCATGGTCATAGGTGTGATCACAGGCTTCGTAATGAGCATGATCACCACTGCCATAGGCGGCAACAGTTTCAATTTCAGCTTCTTTACCGGCAGTTATGCCTGGGACCAGTTCCTCCAATTCTGGCGGACGTTTTTCGTCATGCTGCCGTTCATTTTCCTCGGTTTTATGCTTTCGATAGCCGGACGTTCCGCAATGCCGGGCATCGCATTGGGGATCGGTGTTCTGTTTTTCGAGCCCGTCATCACCGGGCTGATGACGTTGGCCGGGGGCTGGGTGGCTGAGATACCCAAGTACCTGCTAGGGGCTAACGTAAACGCCATCACGGCACTGGCCAACCTGCCAGAAGGATTCAGAGGTGGTTTCGGCGGCGCCGGCGACGCCGCGGCGCCTAGTGTGCTTCACGCAACGATCGTGTTAAGCATCTATGCCATCGCTTTCGTCACTTATGCCTTTTACCTGTTCAAGAAGAGAGACGTTACGGGTTAA
- a CDS encoding B12-binding domain-containing radical SAM protein — MRVLLVNPAKRFKGFLGKTRSLQPTVLPNSLLYIGAVLERGGHQVMIWDQQVDSRQPNDFFTTFKPQIVGFSVSVGGIIYEAIEQSKDFKRLDPSIKIAWGNVHPSMLPEQTLTEDYVDYVAIGPGEYTMLELADHLDKGTPDSLSGINGLAYKQNGKIIVNPDRPFIKDLDELPDPAWHLVPMEDYWEKSLNTSRGCPSKCIFCYNPPFHKGQLGEFSAERIVSQMEILKKRYGVTLFRFFEDDFCHNRPRLHRFCKLVIEKKMHIRWDCDARAGLTEEDVRLMKKSGCASVGFGVESGSTRMLKFIRKTANLEDIKQTFRLLVKFKILPKLYLISELPTETVEDFEATKHLIKELGNPPHQYVSYLPYPGTGLYDYCVARGLQPPKTTEEWADFISQPDCGIRWSEVPKEMTAAFKEKLVKYYFWRRTFFALRHGMFSFYIPVNPSPKEFLRVIRFWWRYYVTRPLHG, encoded by the coding sequence ATGCGTGTTTTACTAGTCAACCCGGCTAAACGTTTCAAGGGGTTCCTCGGCAAGACGAGATCCCTGCAGCCGACCGTGCTGCCGAATTCCCTGCTCTACATCGGGGCTGTACTGGAGCGGGGCGGTCACCAGGTGATGATTTGGGACCAGCAGGTAGACAGCCGGCAACCAAACGACTTCTTCACCACGTTCAAACCTCAGATTGTCGGTTTTTCCGTTTCGGTCGGAGGCATCATTTACGAGGCCATCGAACAATCCAAGGATTTCAAACGCCTCGATCCCTCGATCAAAATAGCCTGGGGAAATGTTCACCCGAGCATGCTCCCCGAGCAAACTTTAACCGAGGATTATGTCGACTACGTCGCCATCGGACCCGGCGAGTACACCATGTTGGAACTGGCCGATCACCTTGACAAAGGCACCCCCGACTCTCTCTCCGGCATCAACGGACTTGCCTACAAGCAGAACGGTAAAATCATCGTCAACCCGGACCGCCCATTCATCAAGGACCTCGATGAACTGCCGGACCCCGCCTGGCACCTGGTGCCCATGGAGGACTACTGGGAAAAATCCCTGAACACCTCCCGCGGCTGCCCCAGCAAATGCATCTTCTGCTACAACCCGCCGTTCCACAAAGGCCAGCTCGGCGAGTTCTCCGCCGAACGCATCGTATCCCAGATGGAGATCCTCAAGAAACGCTACGGAGTGACCCTTTTCCGTTTCTTCGAGGACGATTTCTGCCACAACCGGCCACGGCTGCATCGTTTCTGTAAACTTGTGATCGAAAAGAAAATGCATATCCGCTGGGATTGCGACGCTCGAGCCGGCTTGACCGAGGAGGACGTCCGCTTGATGAAGAAAAGCGGCTGCGCCTCAGTCGGCTTTGGTGTGGAGAGCGGTTCGACGCGAATGCTCAAATTTATCAGGAAGACGGCTAACCTGGAGGACATCAAGCAGACCTTCAGGCTGCTGGTGAAATTTAAAATCCTGCCGAAGTTGTATCTGATATCGGAGTTACCAACCGAAACCGTCGAGGACTTCGAGGCCACCAAACACCTCATCAAGGAACTCGGCAACCCGCCGCACCAATACGTGTCTTACCTGCCCTATCCGGGCACGGGGCTTTATGACTATTGCGTCGCCCGCGGGTTACAGCCTCCCAAAACCACGGAAGAATGGGCTGATTTCATTTCTCAACCAGATTGCGGCATTAGGTGGTCGGAAGTGCCCAAAGAAATGACCGCCGCTTTCAAGGAAAAACTGGTAAAATACTACTTCTGGCGGCGGACGTTCTTTGCGCTGAGGCACGGCATGTTCTCGTTCTACATCCCGGTCAACCCCAGCCCGAAGGAATTCCTCAGGGTCATCCGCTTCTGGTGGAGGTATTATGTCACTCGACCCTTGCACGGCTGA
- the lepB gene encoding signal peptidase I: MKVFKSALMELAYILAGALIIFLLFQVTLQNSIVDGSSMEPNLMNGDRLLVSKVSYLFSEPKRGDIVIFPSPYGDGREFIKRIIGLPGETVQIVSGQVSIDRTPIDEPYLVNKDTRSYPATVIPDGEYFVLGDNRPVSLDSRQGWTIKRDDINGKAWLVFWPFKSFGLAPNHKFADIAAGALLLPIFILRRQENSN; encoded by the coding sequence TTGAAAGTTTTTAAATCCGCCCTCATGGAATTAGCCTACATCCTGGCCGGGGCGCTGATAATATTTCTGCTGTTCCAGGTCACGCTGCAAAACTCCATCGTCGACGGTTCCAGCATGGAACCCAATCTGATGAACGGCGACCGGTTGCTGGTCAGCAAGGTCAGCTACCTGTTCAGCGAACCTAAGCGCGGCGATATAGTGATCTTCCCCTCACCGTACGGCGACGGCCGGGAATTCATCAAGCGCATCATTGGCTTACCGGGTGAAACGGTTCAGATCGTCTCCGGACAGGTTAGCATCGACAGAACTCCGATTGACGAGCCGTACCTGGTGAACAAGGACACCAGGAGCTATCCCGCTACGGTCATTCCCGACGGCGAATATTTCGTGCTGGGCGACAACCGGCCCGTAAGCCTCGATTCGCGCCAGGGGTGGACGATAAAGCGCGACGATATCAACGGTAAAGCCTGGCTGGTATTCTGGCCGTTCAAGAGTTTTGGGCTCGCACCGAACCATAAATTTGCCGATATTGCCGCCGGCGCTTTGCTGTTGCCGATTTTCATACTTCGCCGCCAGGAGAACTCCAATTAA
- the pyrE gene encoding orotate phosphoribosyltransferase, which yields MKNVEALFVESGAVLKGHFLLTSGLHSPVYWEKFRIIENPAAAVPLCQMIADHFKGKGIELVVGPTTGGIILAFEVARLMGLPAAFAEKLPSGEREFRRGFKIKPGEKILVVDDVLTTGKSIREVIDAVSKHGGDIVGFGVLIDRSETPLGFGAELYSCLRPAPPPTYRPEDCPLCKSGQPLKKPGSS from the coding sequence ATTAAAAACGTCGAAGCATTATTCGTCGAATCCGGAGCCGTCTTAAAAGGTCACTTCCTCTTGACTTCCGGTCTTCACTCCCCGGTTTACTGGGAGAAATTCCGCATCATCGAAAATCCAGCGGCAGCGGTGCCCCTGTGCCAGATGATCGCCGATCATTTCAAAGGCAAAGGGATCGAACTTGTCGTCGGTCCCACCACCGGCGGCATCATCCTGGCTTTCGAAGTAGCCCGTCTCATGGGCTTGCCTGCCGCCTTTGCCGAGAAACTGCCATCCGGTGAACGAGAGTTCCGCCGAGGTTTCAAGATCAAGCCCGGAGAAAAAATCCTGGTTGTCGATGATGTGTTGACCACCGGCAAGAGTATCCGAGAGGTAATCGACGCAGTCAGCAAGCATGGTGGCGACATCGTCGGTTTCGGAGTATTGATCGATCGTTCCGAGACCCCTCTCGGCTTCGGAGCCGAACTTTACTCCTGCCTGAGGCCTGCTCCGCCGCCCACCTACCGTCCGGAAGATTGCCCCCTATGTAAGTCCGGCCAACCTTTAAAAAAGCCAGGAAGCAGCTAG
- a CDS encoding GIY-YIG nuclease family protein, with protein MAVKGVYILLVELPKDSEINTLRRKFNLPKGFYLYVGSAMNNLETRIARHLSPNKKRHWHIDYLLDVSRIMAVFRAQTGSRMECELAGRLDDLKSIRGFGCSDCRCRSHLFYGTDTDSLRRYAEDAFNAIGLEPNVKLI; from the coding sequence ATGGCGGTCAAAGGCGTCTATATTTTGCTTGTCGAGCTGCCGAAAGACAGCGAGATCAACACCCTGCGGCGAAAATTCAATTTGCCCAAGGGTTTCTATCTCTATGTCGGTTCGGCGATGAACAACCTGGAAACCAGGATAGCGCGGCACCTTTCTCCGAACAAAAAGCGGCACTGGCACATTGACTATCTGCTTGACGTTTCTCGGATAATGGCGGTGTTCCGGGCGCAGACCGGCTCGAGGATGGAATGTGAACTGGCGGGGCGGCTCGATGACCTGAAATCGATCAGAGGGTTCGGCTGCAGCGATTGCCGCTGCCGTTCTCACCTTTTTTACGGGACCGACACCGATTCTTTACGACGATATGCTGAAGACGCCTTCAACGCCATCGGGCTGGAACCAAACGTGAAACTAATTTAA
- a CDS encoding SIMPL domain-containing protein — MKKGIMGALIAITIFAVGLGVMGFTSAQSGELINTTQQVGIWVSGEGKVTVVPDVANLTLGVQVESATLADANQKASAAMDALVNVLKTQGVADKDIKTQNFNIYPVYDYTKDIGTPVIRGYQVTNTVTVKVRVIANTGKIIDASVAAAGDAIRVNNISFSVDDPTKSIDQARELALLDAKAKAEQIARVTGVSLGSVSYVSDSSSNVARIVPPSFDSKAGAAGSTTPILPGDTDLTVSVQVIYNIK, encoded by the coding sequence ATGAAAAAAGGAATCATGGGAGCTTTGATCGCGATTACCATTTTCGCTGTCGGGCTCGGAGTCATGGGCTTCACCTCAGCGCAGTCTGGTGAACTCATCAACACCACCCAGCAGGTTGGGATTTGGGTTTCCGGTGAAGGCAAAGTCACGGTTGTCCCGGATGTGGCTAACCTGACTCTGGGCGTCCAGGTCGAATCCGCTACACTGGCTGATGCCAATCAAAAAGCCTCCGCCGCAATGGATGCTCTGGTAAACGTCCTCAAGACTCAAGGTGTCGCTGATAAAGACATCAAGACTCAGAACTTCAACATCTACCCCGTTTATGATTACACCAAGGACATCGGCACGCCGGTGATCCGCGGCTACCAGGTGACTAACACCGTTACCGTTAAGGTTCGCGTGATCGCCAACACCGGCAAAATTATCGATGCCTCCGTTGCCGCCGCGGGTGACGCTATCAGGGTTAACAACATTTCCTTCTCGGTGGATGATCCCACCAAATCGATCGACCAGGCCCGCGAGCTTGCCCTGCTGGACGCCAAGGCCAAGGCTGAACAGATCGCCAGAGTTACCGGTGTTTCGCTGGGTTCGGTCAGCTACGTTAGTGATTCCTCCAGCAATGTTGCCCGGATCGTCCCACCGTCATTCGACTCCAAGGCTGGAGCCGCCGGTTCGACGACTCCGATTCTTCCCGGTGATACCGACCTGACCGTTTCCGTTCAGGTCATCTACAACATCAAATAG
- a CDS encoding adenosylcobinamide amidohydrolase, with the protein MSLDPCTADPKHPESKVTYREPLGEFHGVKAEIIGHCVWDYPANTLALRLPQPKWVLCAYQGYRKVTSVLNCFHPPESWHAVDNTNRTYWEYTRWIHREMLKQVAPGEKTALLFTGVDMHNHVMVEETYEELWVQAWVTAGVKTNALRIGRDAAYGIERKGLWQPFDHKEPPQPGTINIIVLTSSDLGQAAMASSFITITEAKTAALQDLDIHSSYNPKLLATGTSTDQICIVPGHGDRCFYVSGQVKLGELIARAVTRGVTAAINKVRSQT; encoded by the coding sequence ATGTCACTCGACCCTTGCACGGCTGATCCCAAACATCCTGAATCCAAAGTGACGTACCGAGAACCGCTTGGCGAATTCCACGGCGTCAAGGCTGAGATTATCGGCCACTGTGTCTGGGACTACCCTGCCAACACCCTCGCGCTCCGTTTGCCGCAGCCGAAGTGGGTATTGTGCGCTTACCAGGGTTACCGCAAGGTGACCTCAGTCCTCAACTGCTTCCACCCGCCGGAGTCATGGCATGCCGTGGATAACACCAACCGCACCTATTGGGAATACACCCGCTGGATCCACCGCGAAATGCTGAAACAAGTGGCTCCGGGCGAGAAGACGGCGCTTCTATTTACCGGAGTGGACATGCACAACCATGTTATGGTGGAAGAGACTTACGAGGAACTGTGGGTGCAGGCGTGGGTCACCGCCGGCGTCAAGACCAACGCCCTGCGGATTGGCCGGGACGCCGCCTACGGCATAGAACGCAAAGGCCTGTGGCAGCCGTTCGACCACAAAGAGCCACCGCAACCGGGTACGATCAACATCATAGTCCTGACATCTTCCGATCTCGGACAGGCAGCGATGGCTTCCAGTTTCATCACCATCACCGAGGCTAAAACGGCCGCCCTGCAGGACCTTGATATCCATAGTTCCTATAATCCCAAACTGTTGGCGACCGGCACCAGTACCGACCAGATCTGTATCGTTCCCGGCCACGGCGACCGCTGTTTCTATGTCTCCGGGCAGGTCAAGTTGGGCGAATTGATCGCCCGGGCTGTAACCCGCGGCGTCACCGCGGCAATCAATAAGGTGAGAAGCCAAACCTGA
- a CDS encoding DUF2779 domain-containing protein: MKRRSSGKLLTKSKFMAGLQCPRYLWIYVNDPSLIPQPDLVTQHTFDQGHEVGEVAKRLFTGGIDMSGLGFREMLSETSARLADGKPIFEAAFQCNQLYARVDILNPSGAVGWDIVEVKSATEVKDENIADVAFQKYVVERCGITVNRCHLVHINREYIKQGPIDPAGLLISEDITERVSEVSGGMADMVEDMLETIAGDCPDSIIGRLCDSPYDCPLKDECWSSVPEHPVSDLYRIGSKMDELFKRGITSIRDIPEGFKLNEKQLVQKTCVECGQPHIERGKIASFLGDLKYPHHFLDFETFGTAIPIFNGIKPFQAIPFQFSLHTVESQTSGAVHRYFLARGPGDPRIEFIEALKTSLGEGGTIIVYNQGFEQGILEKLAETYAEYREWIETVIARMADLIIPFRNFHYYHPEQRGSASLKHVLPSVTGIRYEGMNIAEGQTASLKFMSAAFGGLSDDERTKIFEDLLEYCGQDTYGMVRIVEELWKLTES; encoded by the coding sequence ATGAAACGTCGGAGCAGCGGGAAACTACTGACCAAATCCAAGTTCATGGCAGGGCTTCAATGCCCACGCTACCTTTGGATTTACGTCAACGATCCTTCCCTCATTCCGCAGCCTGACCTGGTGACTCAGCATACCTTTGACCAGGGTCACGAGGTCGGCGAGGTCGCCAAGAGGCTTTTCACGGGCGGCATCGACATGTCCGGCCTTGGTTTCCGCGAGATGCTTTCGGAAACTTCGGCGAGGCTCGCCGATGGCAAGCCCATCTTCGAGGCGGCTTTCCAATGCAATCAGCTATACGCCCGCGTCGATATCCTGAATCCATCGGGTGCTGTCGGCTGGGACATTGTTGAGGTCAAGAGCGCTACCGAGGTCAAGGACGAAAACATCGCCGACGTCGCTTTCCAGAAGTACGTCGTTGAGAGATGCGGAATAACCGTCAACCGATGCCACCTCGTTCACATCAACCGGGAATACATTAAGCAAGGCCCCATCGACCCGGCAGGTCTGTTGATTTCGGAAGACATTACGGAGCGGGTTTCCGAGGTTTCCGGAGGCATGGCAGACATGGTGGAGGACATGCTCGAAACCATTGCCGGAGACTGCCCGGATTCGATCATCGGGAGGCTTTGCGACTCGCCTTATGACTGTCCTCTCAAGGACGAGTGCTGGTCATCCGTACCTGAGCATCCGGTGAGCGATCTGTACCGCATCGGATCGAAAATGGACGAACTATTCAAGCGGGGAATCACCTCTATCAGAGATATCCCTGAAGGCTTCAAGTTAAACGAGAAACAGCTTGTCCAGAAAACGTGCGTCGAATGCGGTCAGCCTCACATTGAACGCGGTAAGATCGCCAGTTTTTTAGGAGACTTGAAATACCCTCATCACTTCCTCGACTTCGAGACCTTTGGCACAGCGATACCCATATTCAACGGCATCAAACCATTCCAGGCCATCCCATTTCAATTTTCTCTGCATACCGTCGAGTCGCAAACGTCAGGAGCCGTACATCGGTATTTTCTTGCTAGAGGGCCTGGAGATCCCCGTATCGAGTTCATCGAGGCGCTGAAAACTTCCCTCGGTGAAGGCGGCACCATAATTGTTTACAACCAGGGTTTCGAGCAGGGGATTTTGGAAAAACTCGCGGAGACGTATGCTGAATACCGGGAATGGATTGAAACGGTAATTGCCCGAATGGCCGACCTGATAATTCCGTTCCGGAATTTTCATTATTATCATCCTGAGCAACGCGGCAGCGCCTCGCTCAAACACGTGCTGCCATCGGTCACCGGTATCAGATACGAGGGCATGAACATAGCCGAAGGTCAGACGGCAAGCCTGAAATTCATGAGTGCCGCTTTCGGCGGTCTTTCAGACGATGAAAGGACGAAGATATTTGAAGATCTCCTCGAATACTGCGGCCAAGATACCTACGGCATGGTCCGTATTGTCGAAGAACTTTGGAAATTGACCGAGTCCTGA
- a CDS encoding ABC transporter ATP-binding protein: MSLDNSSRSNGDVILRTSGLTKYFGTLAAVKNLNLELRKGEVFGFLGPNGAGKSTTVGMLLGLIAPTAGDIEIFGLKLEENRWPILRRIGAIIEEPAFYPYLSGWDNLEALGKAIGGVTDSKIKDVLERVNLLDRSKDRYQTYSMGMKQRLGIAAALVRDPELIILDEPTNGLDPAGTKEIRDLIPELAHENRAVFLCSHLLHEVELVCDRVAIIKKGTMIANAPVRELVTTGQVLQVRVTDADSLAASEVLKGLPWIRSVKSENGYLIVDAPKESGAPVNKALAEKNIFASEIVPHMASLEDIFLELTGGESHV, from the coding sequence ATGAGTCTGGACAACAGTTCACGTTCAAATGGAGATGTGATTCTCAGAACTTCCGGGTTGACCAAATATTTCGGAACACTGGCAGCAGTCAAGAACCTGAACCTGGAGCTCAGAAAAGGTGAAGTCTTCGGCTTCCTGGGACCCAATGGAGCCGGCAAAAGCACGACCGTAGGCATGCTGCTGGGGCTTATCGCCCCGACCGCCGGTGACATAGAAATTTTCGGCCTCAAGCTGGAAGAAAACAGATGGCCGATACTCAGGCGGATCGGCGCGATCATCGAAGAACCAGCTTTTTATCCTTACCTTTCGGGTTGGGACAACCTGGAGGCTTTGGGAAAAGCCATCGGCGGAGTGACCGACTCCAAGATCAAGGACGTGCTGGAAAGGGTCAACCTTCTAGACAGGTCAAAGGACCGTTACCAAACATACTCGATGGGCATGAAACAGAGGCTGGGCATCGCAGCCGCATTGGTGCGCGACCCGGAACTCATAATTCTCGACGAACCAACCAACGGCCTCGATCCCGCCGGCACCAAGGAGATCAGGGATTTGATACCAGAATTAGCCCACGAAAACCGGGCGGTATTCCTGTGCAGCCATCTTCTTCATGAAGTCGAGCTTGTCTGCGACAGGGTGGCGATCATCAAGAAAGGCACAATGATAGCAAACGCCCCGGTCCGCGAACTGGTCACCACCGGACAGGTGCTGCAGGTGAGGGTCACGGATGCGGATTCACTTGCTGCTTCAGAGGTTCTAAAAGGTCTCCCTTGGATAAGGTCGGTCAAATCAGAAAATGGTTACCTTATCGTAGATGCCCCCAAGGAAAGCGGTGCCCCGGTCAATAAGGCATTGGCGGAGAAAAATATCTTCGCTTCAGAAATAGTGCCTCACATGGCCAGCCTCGAGGATATATTCCTGGAGCTTACCGGAGGTGAAAGCCATGTTTAG